Genomic window (Streptomyces sp. TG1A-60):
GCCAGCTCGGTCTCCCGGCGCGAACGCGTCACGGCGGCGGCGACACCCACGCCGGTGACACCTGCCACCGACCCGAGGGCCGCGAAGCCCCGGAGCTCCTCGAACTGTCCGTTGTACAGTCCGAGCCCCACGCACAGCAGCAGCGCCACCGCCCCGGTCGCGGCCGTCCGCCGCCATCCCCCGACCAGGCCGGAGAAGGCCGGCCCGAGCGACACCAGCGGCAACAGCCCCACCCCGGGCCCGGCCGCGACATCGACGACTGCCACCACCGCCATCACCGCACCCGGCATCCAGGACAGGAGCCGGCCACCGGGCGGCACTCTCTTCTCGGTCATGGCGTACTCCAGCGGTGTCGCGACACTGTAGAGCCGCCCTGACAGGCGCCCCTCCCTCACCTTTAGGCTATGCAAAGGTTGACCGGCCCGTGCGGCTCTCACCCCGGCCCTTTACCCAATCGAGGCCGGTGGTCGACATTTCCCTGCCCGAGGAGGCCACGATGACTCAGCAGGACACCCCTGCCCCGCACCGCCCCCAACTCCCTTCCGGATGGCGGCGCTTCGCCCTACGCCTGCCGATCCGCCTGTTCCGCGCGGGCCTGGGTCCGCTCTTCGGCAGTCGGTTCCTCCTGCTGCACCACACGGGGCGCGTCACCGGAGCCGACCACCACGCGGTCCTGGAGGTGGTGGCCCACGATCCGGCGTGCGGCAGTTGGACGGTGGCGTCGGGCTTCGGACCGCAGGCGGACTGGTACCGCAACCTGCGCCGCCTGCCGCAGACCGTCATCCAGGTGGGCAATCGCCACCACGCTGTCACCGCCCGCTTCCTGCCTCCGGAGGACGGCTCCGAGGTCATGGCCCACTACGCGGCGGCGCGTCCGCGGACCGCCCGCCGGCTGTGCGCGTTCACGGGGCTCACGGCGGACGGCAGTACCGCGTCGTTCCACGAAGCGGGCAGGGCCATCCCGTTCGTACGACTCGACGCCGCCGGACACCACCTGCCCTGACGGCAGGGCGGGCGCGCTCTCCTCAAAAGACGTCCCGAACCACTGGCGATCTGATTTTGCATCATGCAATGATTGCTCCGGGGGCGAGCCGACGGCCGTCAGCCGTCCGGCGCCCGGGAGTGACGTCGGCACGGTTTCACGGCAGAGGACGGCACACCGGCCGTCGGCGGACTCCCTCCTTTTCCGTCCTCTCCCGGCCCCGCCGTCTCTTCCTGTCTCCCTGTCCGCAGCGGTCTTTGGCAACGCGTCACCGCACACTCCCGGGACCAGTGCCGGGGACCGAGGACCGCAAGGCCCGCGAACAGCAAGGAGGCGAGAGGACCGTGGTCACCCGAGGGGCGAACAGCGGTGGGGTGCCGGATGACGGGGACGGCGGCCCGTCCATACCGGAGGAGGTCTGGCAGAGGTTCCTCTCGGACAGCGACCCCGCCATCCGGGCCTCCGCCCCCAGAGAACCCTCCGCGCGGGAGCGCGCGCTGGGGCAGAGCTCCCCGCCAACGGACGCGGACGAGATGGCACGGCGTGCGCGCCGCCCCTACTCCCCGGCCCCGCAGGAGGAGACGGAGGCCGTCGGTGAGCTGTGGCATCCGGAAGAGGCGTGGACCCGTCGGGCATGGCGGGGCCTGGACGGCCGCGCGAGATCCCGGCGCGTCTGCCGCGCGATCGGCACGGCTGCCGCGATCACCCTGGCCCTGGCCGCCTGGTCCCTGCTGTCCACCAGAGCGGGCACATCGCCTGACGGACCAAGTGACACCACCGTGCAGCGACTGGAGAGCACGCCTCAGGCGGACCGCCTTCCGGATCCGGACCCGGCGAACGGCCCGTGGCCGTGAGGCACCGGGGCGAGACTGACGGGCGATGCCGCCGGTCGATCTCGGAACCCGCGGTGTTGTCGACGCCCGCTTCGACACGTGAGTGGCCCGCACGGGGCTTGCCGTTGCTCGCCCATGACCCGCTCTCCGGGCGCTGAACGGGCGGGCCGGGCGATGGCCGGCCCGTGCCGAGCGGCACATCCCGGCGGACTCGTCCAGGCTGCGAGCGGAGCGCGGACCGGACCGCGTTCGTAGGGCTCCGCCGGAGCGTGGCGCCGACCGCTTCAGTACGCCGCCGCGGGCAGCACGACCTCGAAGCGGCAGCCGCCGGGGATGTTGTGGACCGTGGCGCGGCCCTCGTGGGCCTCCACGATGCCGCGGACGATGGCCAGGCCGAGCCCGGCGCCCGCCGGAGGCGTGCGCGCGTGGGTGCCGCGCCAACCGGTGTCGAAGACGCGGGGCAGGTCCTCCTCGGGGATGCCGCCGCAGCTGTCCGTCACGGACAGCACCACGCCGTCGCGCGAGCGTTCGGCGGCGACCATGACGGTGCCGTCGGCAGGGGTCCGCCGGATCGCGTTGACCAGGAGGTTGCCCAGCACGCGGCTCATCTCCCTGCCGTCCACCTCCACCGGTAGCGGCTCGACGCGGTCCCCGACAAGGCGCACCCCGTGTTCGTGGGCCAGCGGATACACCCCGGCGAGGGCGTCGCCGACCAGGTCGTAGACGGACATCCGGGACGGTGACAGGGCCAGCGCGCCGGCGTGGATGCGGGAGAGTTCGAAGAGGTCGCCGACCATGTCGTTGAGGCGTTCGACCTCGGTGCGGATCTGGCGCAGGTAGCGGCCGGGGTCGGTGGCGACGCCGTCCTCCAGCGCCTCGGCCATCGCGCGCAGGCCCGCGAGCGGGGTGCGCAGATCGTGCGAGATCCAGGCGACGAGTTCCCTGCGGGAGGACTCAAGGGCGCGCTCACGCTCCCGGGACTCGGCCAGCTTCGCACTGGTGGCCTGCAACTCGCGGCTGAGCGCGGCGAGTTCGGCGGTAACCGCACCGTGGGGCGCGGTGAAGTCGCCGCCGTCACCGAAGGAGCGGGCCGCGAGGGTGAGTTCGTGGCTGCGGGCGACCACCCAGCGGCCCAGCAGCAGCGCGGTGGCCAGGGAGACGACGGCCGCCATCGCGACCACCGTCGTGACCACGGTCAGGTCGTGCGCGGACAGGAACATCGCCCACGCCACGACCAGCGTGCCCGCGAGCATCGCGGTCACGGCGACAGCGGCCACGACGGTGAGTGAGGTGGTCAGTGAGCGGCGGCGCAGCAGCCACAGTGTTCCCGCGCCGAGCAGCCCGGCCGCGCCGGCGCCGAGAAGGGCGTACAGGGCGATGAGGAGGATTTCGCGCATGATCACGCCTCGCCCTGGCCGGAGGTGCCGGTCGGATCGAAGCGGTAGCCCACGCCCCACACCGTCTGGATCAGACGGGGCCGGGCGGGATCGTCCTCGACCTTGTTGCGCAGCCGCCGGACGTGGACCGTGACCGTCGACAGGTCACCGAAGTCCCACCCCCACACCTCCCGCATCAGGTCCTCGCGGCTGTAGGCCCGCCCCGGATGACGGAGGAAGAACGCCAGGAGGTCGAACTCCCGGAGAGTGAGGGCCAGTTCGGCACCGTTCTTGGCGGCGCGGCGCGCGGACGGGTCGACGGTGAGGCCGGCCGCGCCGAGGGACCGCGTGCCCGCGAGGGGCCTCGTGCGGCGCATTACGGACTCCACCCGCAGGACCAGCTCGCGGGGGCTGAACGGCTTGGTGACGTAGTCGTCCGCGCCCACCTCCAGGCCCATGATGCGGTCGTCCTCGTCGCCGCGGGCGGTGAGCATGATGACCGGGACGGGGCCGCGTGCACGCAGCCGACGGCACACCTCCAGGCCGTCCATGCCGGGCAGCATCAGATCGAGTACGACCAGGTCCGGCCAGTGCGCGGCGGCGCCGTTGAGGGCGGCCGGTCCGTCACCGGCCCGGTCCACGACGTACCCGGCGCGATCGAGGTAGCCCGAGACGACCTCCGCGACCGTGGGGTCGTCGTCGACAACGAGGACGCGGGCGCCCGCGGTCCCTCGGTCGGCGTAAGCGTCCGCCGCCGACTCGTACGAGTGCTGTTCCATACGGCCAGCCTCGCACTGCGCGCACCTCCGCGTCGCCGTCCCGTCGTGCGCGAACACGAACGTCCGTGTTTCGTAAGGAGCAGAAGTCCGGTATGCGCCGTTCGCGTTCGTAGGGTGAGGTCGTGATGACCTCTTCCGTACCCGAGGACGTCGATGTCGTCCTCCCCTGTCTGAACGAGGCCGAAGCCCTTCCGTGGGTAATCGACCGTATGCCTCCCGGTTGGCGCGCCCTCGTCGTGGACAACGGCTCCACCGACGGCTCGCCCGACATCGCCCGCGAACTCGGCGCGACCGTCGTCCACGAGGCCCGGCGCGGCTTCGGCGCCGCCTGCCATGCGGGGCTGACCGCCGCGACGGCCGAGATCGTGTGCTTCTGCGACTGCGACGCCTCGCTGGATCCGGCCCTGCTCGTGCCGTTCGTACGCGAAGTGCGCGGCGGCGAGGCCGATCTGGTGCTCGGGCGGCGTCGGCCGCAGGGCCGGGGCGCCTGGCCCGCGCACGCGCGGGCCGGGAACCTCGCGCTCTCTGTGATGCTGCGCCGACGTACCGGCCTGCGCCTGCACGACCTCGGTCCCCTGCGTGCCGCGCGCCGCGAGGCACTGCTCGGCCTGGACCTGACCGACCGGCGCAGCGGCTACCCGTTGCAGATGGTCGTGCGGGCCGCCGACGCGGGCTGGCGGGTGACCGAGCACGACGTCCCGTATCTGCCGAGGTCCGGTGTCTCGAAGGTGACGGGCACCTGGCGCGGCACCTGGCAGGCGGTACGC
Coding sequences:
- a CDS encoding glycosyltransferase family 2 protein; amino-acid sequence: MTSSVPEDVDVVLPCLNEAEALPWVIDRMPPGWRALVVDNGSTDGSPDIARELGATVVHEARRGFGAACHAGLTAATAEIVCFCDCDASLDPALLVPFVREVRGGEADLVLGRRRPQGRGAWPAHARAGNLALSVMLRRRTGLRLHDLGPLRAARREALLGLDLTDRRSGYPLQMVVRAADAGWRVTEHDVPYLPRSGVSKVTGTWRGTWQAVRDMSRVLAQAPAAPAAPTAQPETQRGNRR
- a CDS encoding response regulator transcription factor, whose product is MEQHSYESAADAYADRGTAGARVLVVDDDPTVAEVVSGYLDRAGYVVDRAGDGPAALNGAAAHWPDLVVLDLMLPGMDGLEVCRRLRARGPVPVIMLTARGDEDDRIMGLEVGADDYVTKPFSPRELVLRVESVMRRTRPLAGTRSLGAAGLTVDPSARRAAKNGAELALTLREFDLLAFFLRHPGRAYSREDLMREVWGWDFGDLSTVTVHVRRLRNKVEDDPARPRLIQTVWGVGYRFDPTGTSGQGEA
- a CDS encoding nitroreductase family deazaflavin-dependent oxidoreductase gives rise to the protein MTQQDTPAPHRPQLPSGWRRFALRLPIRLFRAGLGPLFGSRFLLLHHTGRVTGADHHAVLEVVAHDPACGSWTVASGFGPQADWYRNLRRLPQTVIQVGNRHHAVTARFLPPEDGSEVMAHYAAARPRTARRLCAFTGLTADGSTASFHEAGRAIPFVRLDAAGHHLP
- a CDS encoding HAMP domain-containing sensor histidine kinase; amino-acid sequence: MREILLIALYALLGAGAAGLLGAGTLWLLRRRSLTTSLTVVAAVAVTAMLAGTLVVAWAMFLSAHDLTVVTTVVAMAAVVSLATALLLGRWVVARSHELTLAARSFGDGGDFTAPHGAVTAELAALSRELQATSAKLAESRERERALESSRRELVAWISHDLRTPLAGLRAMAEALEDGVATDPGRYLRQIRTEVERLNDMVGDLFELSRIHAGALALSPSRMSVYDLVGDALAGVYPLAHEHGVRLVGDRVEPLPVEVDGREMSRVLGNLLVNAIRRTPADGTVMVAAERSRDGVVLSVTDSCGGIPEEDLPRVFDTGWRGTHARTPPAGAGLGLAIVRGIVEAHEGRATVHNIPGGCRFEVVLPAAAY